The Novosphingobium terrae genome has a window encoding:
- a CDS encoding amidohydrolase family protein, which translates to MTTSRFIDVHPHIVSPDLETYPLAPLFGKQSGWSKDRPITIEQLIAAMDEAGVDKAAIVQASTCYGYDMSYVCDAAAAHPGRFTVVGSVDVLAQDAAQKIRYWTERGLTGLRLFTGGSTAAFDPSWIDDKRSFPAWELAGELGLSICLQTDAGGLAQVAGLARRFPQVKILIDHFGRPDLSDGAPYKKASAHFGLAPFENIHFKLTPRTFIDDLKGEASAETLFPRLVAEFGAHRLAWGSNFPASEGTLSGNLEIARQALGTLSEEDRHWIFAGTAQTLYPALKD; encoded by the coding sequence ATGACCACCTCGCGCTTTATCGACGTTCATCCCCATATCGTCTCGCCCGATCTGGAAACCTATCCGCTGGCGCCGCTGTTCGGCAAGCAGTCGGGCTGGTCGAAGGACCGCCCGATCACCATCGAGCAGCTGATCGCCGCCATGGATGAGGCCGGGGTCGACAAGGCCGCCATCGTGCAGGCCTCCACCTGCTATGGCTATGATATGAGCTATGTCTGCGATGCGGCGGCGGCCCATCCGGGGCGCTTCACCGTGGTCGGCTCGGTCGATGTTCTGGCGCAGGATGCCGCGCAAAAAATCCGTTACTGGACAGAGCGCGGCCTCACCGGCCTGCGCCTGTTCACCGGCGGCTCCACCGCGGCTTTCGATCCCAGCTGGATCGATGACAAGCGCTCCTTCCCGGCGTGGGAGCTGGCGGGCGAGCTGGGCCTCTCGATCTGCCTGCAGACCGATGCGGGCGGGCTGGCGCAGGTGGCGGGGCTGGCCAGGCGCTTTCCTCAGGTGAAGATCCTGATCGACCATTTCGGGCGCCCGGATCTCAGCGATGGCGCGCCTTACAAGAAGGCCTCGGCCCATTTCGGCCTCGCGCCTTTCGAGAACATCCATTTCAAGCTGACCCCCCGCACCTTCATCGACGATCTGAAGGGCGAGGCCAGCGCCGAAACCCTCTTCCCGCGTCTGGTGGCGGAATTTGGCGCGCATCGTCTGGCCTGGGGGTCGAACTTCCCGGCCTCTGAAGGGACGCTTTCGGGCAATCTGGAGATCGCCAGACAGGCGCTCGGCACCCTGTCGGAGGAGGACCGGCACTGGATCTTCGCCGGGACCGCCCAGACCCTCTATCCCGCACTGAAGGACTAA
- a CDS encoding LysR substrate-binding domain-containing protein gives MDSVLTSLTFDGTNKAFYDNLPSQSQLRAFAAVAQSRSISRGAADLARSQPAVTQAIAMLEAALGAPLFIRQRAGLVLTDAGLILDNRVRRYFSEMRGAVLECGADRGWTSAQANGIVHRLTRSLTTALLLIDEFGSLADAARLLDQRETTLRKAASSLEAELDMRLFKREAHGITTNMQGKVLATRLRLAMRELESAREEINAGFGIENGRILIGAMMLAGNHLLNSVLQRFTAQHPQARVSVMNATSDVLLDGLKRGSIDFAVGLQHHPSPADNVLEQVIAEDPFVLAARRDHPLAARAAIRTTDLAQYDWVLARPGAVRRAAFETLFAGQTRPTARVETHSIITILSLLGGSDALAIMTRSELFLEQQLGGRLVALEFGPLETPSRIAVTTRRGWLPTRLQAAFARCLHDHAREAGPGA, from the coding sequence GTGGACAGCGTGCTGACCTCGCTCACCTTCGATGGCACCAACAAGGCCTTCTATGACAATCTGCCCAGCCAGTCGCAGTTGCGCGCCTTTGCCGCGGTGGCGCAATCGCGCAGCATTTCGCGCGGGGCGGCGGACCTGGCCCGGTCGCAGCCTGCCGTTACGCAAGCCATTGCCATGCTGGAGGCCGCGCTGGGCGCGCCGCTGTTCATCCGCCAGCGCGCCGGTCTGGTGCTGACCGATGCCGGGCTGATCCTCGACAATCGCGTCAGGCGCTATTTCTCAGAGATGCGCGGCGCGGTGCTGGAATGCGGCGCGGATCGCGGCTGGACCAGTGCGCAAGCCAACGGGATCGTCCACCGGCTGACGCGCTCGCTGACCACCGCGCTGCTGCTGATCGACGAATTCGGATCGCTGGCCGATGCCGCGCGTCTGCTCGACCAGCGCGAGACCACCCTGCGCAAGGCCGCCAGCAGTCTGGAAGCCGAGCTGGACATGCGCCTCTTCAAGCGCGAGGCCCATGGCATCACCACCAATATGCAGGGAAAGGTACTGGCCACAAGGCTGCGCCTGGCGATGCGCGAGCTGGAATCCGCGCGCGAGGAGATCAACGCCGGTTTCGGCATCGAGAACGGACGCATTCTGATCGGCGCGATGATGCTGGCGGGCAATCATCTGCTCAATTCGGTGCTGCAGCGCTTTACCGCGCAGCATCCGCAGGCGCGGGTCTCGGTGATGAATGCCACCTCCGACGTGCTGCTCGACGGGTTGAAACGCGGCTCGATCGATTTCGCGGTGGGGCTGCAGCATCACCCCTCCCCGGCGGACAATGTGCTGGAACAGGTCATCGCCGAAGACCCCTTTGTGCTGGCGGCAAGGCGCGATCATCCGCTGGCCGCGCGCGCGGCGATCCGCACCACCGATCTGGCGCAATATGACTGGGTTCTGGCCCGCCCCGGCGCAGTGCGCCGCGCGGCCTTCGAGACGCTCTTCGCCGGCCAGACCCGCCCCACCGCGCGGGTGGAAACCCATTCGATCATCACCATCCTCTCGCTGCTGGGCGGCAGCGATGCGCTGGCCATTATGACCCGCTCGGAGCTGTTTCTGGAGCAGCAGCTGGGTGGCCGTCTGGTGGCGCTGGAGTTCGGGCCGCTGGAAACACCCTCACGCATTGCGGTGACCACGCGGCGGGGCTGGCTGCCCACCCGCCTGCAGGCCGCCTTCGCCCGCTGTCTGCATGACCATGCGCGCGAGGCCGGGCCCGGCGCCTGA
- a CDS encoding cupin domain-containing protein — protein MRRIELALAALALMLAPGMALAQAAPLPAQSDAVFVAKGDFAKALAARANGKGLGVVGAVRAGDDRVSLDVLRRDTPDEGPVIHEKVTEIYTILEGGGDFATGGTLVDPKPMMMNGKPSNPASIGPSLKGSRVEGGTAHHVEAGDVVMIPPGVVHGFTRLDGHVTYMVVRMNPGYEKSR, from the coding sequence ATGAGAAGGATCGAGCTTGCCCTCGCCGCTCTGGCGCTGATGCTGGCCCCCGGCATGGCTCTGGCGCAGGCCGCGCCTCTGCCCGCGCAAAGCGATGCGGTGTTTGTCGCCAAGGGCGATTTCGCCAAGGCGCTGGCGGCGCGCGCCAACGGCAAGGGTCTGGGCGTGGTGGGCGCGGTGCGCGCGGGCGACGACCGCGTCAGCCTCGATGTGCTGCGCCGCGACACCCCCGACGAAGGCCCGGTGATCCACGAAAAGGTCACCGAGATCTACACCATCCTCGAAGGCGGCGGCGATTTTGCCACGGGTGGCACGCTGGTCGATCCCAAGCCGATGATGATGAATGGCAAGCCAAGCAATCCGGCCAGCATCGGCCCCAGCCTGAAGGGCTCACGCGTGGAAGGCGGCACGGCGCATCATGTGGAGGCGGGCGATGTGGTGATGATCCCGCCCGGCGTGGTGCATGGCTTCACCCGGCTCGATGGCCACGTCACCTATATGGTGGTGCGGATGAACCCCGGTTACGAAAAGAGCCGGTGA
- a CDS encoding cytochrome b, translating to MSLTTDQRYTSVAVLLHWGIAACILFNLATGFFMEGLKGEAKHVVVSLHASSGLTVLALSLLRIVWRLSHRPPPLDAHLSRLERLLAEGVHGLLYVLMLAVPLAGWAISSASTRKGAGAALWLLMPLPKIGLLDALPLPQKVAAHDSAVSAHQIGAWILLALLAGHVAGALKHQFIDRRPQFARMWFSGSSSKV from the coding sequence GTGAGCCTGACCACCGACCAGCGTTACACCAGCGTGGCCGTGCTGCTGCACTGGGGGATCGCGGCCTGCATCCTGTTCAACCTTGCCACCGGCTTCTTCATGGAAGGGCTGAAGGGCGAGGCCAAGCATGTGGTGGTCAGCCTTCACGCCTCCTCGGGGCTGACGGTTCTGGCACTCAGCCTGCTGCGCATCGTCTGGCGGCTGAGCCACAGGCCGCCCCCGCTTGACGCGCATCTCAGCCGTCTGGAGCGCCTGCTGGCCGAGGGCGTGCATGGCTTGCTCTATGTGCTGATGCTGGCCGTGCCGCTGGCGGGCTGGGCGATCAGCTCGGCCAGCACGCGCAAAGGTGCCGGGGCGGCGCTCTGGCTGCTGATGCCGCTGCCCAAGATCGGCCTGCTCGACGCCCTGCCGCTGCCGCAGAAGGTGGCCGCGCATGACAGTGCCGTCTCGGCCCATCAGATCGGCGCCTGGATCTTGCTGGCGCTGCTGGCGGGCCATGTGGCGGGCGCGCTGAAACACCAGTTCATCGACCGCAGGCCGCAATTTGCGCGGATGTGGTTCTCAGGGTCCTCCTCAAAGGTCTGA
- a CDS encoding MFS transporter, producing MTQPSSLSEPVPAHMGLVVGASAAASAFEWYDFYIFGTLAPVISAKFFAGLAPTAAYIAALALFGAGFAFRPLGALIFGRLGDRLGRKSAFLITVLMMGGATFAIGLLPTYQQLGLTASALVILMRIIQGTALGGVYGGAAISVAEHAPANRRGYLGSYVQTSAPIGLLVALLVVLGLRTALGPVAFDAWGWRLCFLASVGLLAISVFMRMKMTESPLFAKIESEGDGPPPSVYRETFGNPKNLRLIVLAFFSMMCAQGAVFYTAYFYVQVFLEKSLRLDPKLTGALLMGVVALSAPVFVLAGYLSDRYGRKKVMLAGMLIALVAYFPGFHGMQAAGNPAQTRASAEAPVVVVADPADCDTQFDPIGKAQFNSSCNIAKSFLANEGVPYSQRPAPQGSLASIAVGAVTIPAPSAKGLSTPAATTIKADFAKQAKRALARAGYPDKADPAQVNKPALFGLMLIFGISAALLYGPLSTAAVELFPTRIRYTALSVPYHVGVGWVGGFLPFSVFAIVTGTGDLFAGLWYPFVFTAISFVSTLFFLPETSGRSLDF from the coding sequence GTGACCCAACCTTCCTCGCTATCCGAACCGGTCCCCGCGCATATGGGGCTGGTGGTGGGCGCTTCGGCGGCAGCCAGCGCCTTCGAATGGTATGATTTCTATATTTTCGGCACGCTGGCGCCGGTCATTTCGGCCAAGTTCTTTGCCGGGCTGGCGCCCACCGCCGCCTATATTGCGGCGCTGGCGCTGTTCGGCGCGGGATTTGCCTTTCGCCCGCTGGGCGCGCTGATCTTCGGCCGTCTGGGCGACCGGCTGGGCCGCAAGAGCGCTTTCCTCATCACCGTGCTGATGATGGGCGGCGCCACCTTCGCCATCGGCCTGCTGCCCACCTACCAGCAACTGGGGCTGACGGCCTCGGCGCTGGTCATCCTGATGCGGATCATTCAGGGCACCGCGCTGGGCGGCGTCTATGGCGGCGCGGCGATCTCCGTGGCCGAGCATGCGCCCGCCAACCGGCGTGGCTATCTGGGCTCCTATGTCCAGACCTCGGCGCCGATCGGTCTGCTGGTGGCGCTGCTGGTGGTGCTGGGGCTGCGTACCGCGCTCGGCCCGGTGGCCTTCGATGCCTGGGGTTGGCGTCTGTGCTTCCTCGCCTCGGTCGGGCTGCTGGCGATCTCGGTCTTCATGCGCATGAAGATGACCGAGAGCCCGCTTTTCGCCAAGATCGAGAGCGAGGGTGATGGCCCGCCGCCCTCCGTCTATCGCGAGACCTTCGGCAATCCGAAGAACCTGCGGCTGATCGTGCTGGCCTTCTTCAGCATGATGTGCGCGCAGGGCGCGGTTTTCTACACCGCCTATTTCTACGTGCAGGTCTTTCTGGAAAAGTCACTGCGGCTCGATCCGAAGCTGACCGGCGCCCTGTTGATGGGCGTGGTCGCGCTGAGCGCCCCCGTCTTCGTGCTGGCCGGCTATCTCTCGGACCGGTACGGGCGCAAGAAGGTGATGCTGGCCGGCATGCTGATCGCGCTGGTGGCCTATTTCCCCGGTTTCCATGGCATGCAGGCGGCGGGCAATCCGGCGCAGACCCGCGCCTCGGCCGAAGCCCCGGTGGTGGTGGTCGCCGATCCCGCCGATTGCGACACCCAGTTCGACCCCATCGGCAAGGCGCAGTTCAACAGCTCCTGCAACATCGCCAAGAGCTTTCTGGCCAATGAGGGCGTGCCTTACAGCCAGCGCCCGGCCCCGCAAGGATCGCTCGCCAGCATCGCAGTGGGCGCGGTCACCATCCCTGCCCCCAGCGCGAAAGGGCTGAGCACGCCTGCCGCCACAACGATCAAGGCCGATTTCGCGAAGCAGGCCAAGCGCGCGCTGGCCAGGGCGGGTTATCCTGACAAGGCCGATCCCGCGCAGGTCAACAAGCCCGCCCTTTTCGGCCTGATGCTGATCTTCGGGATCAGCGCGGCGCTGCTTTACGGCCCGCTCTCCACCGCCGCTGTCGAACTGTTTCCCACCCGCATCCGCTATACCGCGCTGTCCGTGCCCTATCATGTGGGCGTGGGCTGGGTCGGCGGCTTCCTGCCCTTTTCGGTCTTCGCCATAGTGACGGGCACGGGCGATCTCTTCGCCGGGCTTTGGTATCCCTTTGTCTTCACCGCCATCAGCTTTGTCTCCACGCTGTTTTTCCTACCGGAAACCAGCGGGCGCTCGCTGGACTTCTAA
- a CDS encoding peptidyl-alpha-hydroxyglycine alpha-amidating lyase family protein: MKIIPALAALLLAPLPVAAQPAASESQVPEIAFDAEDFLKPPPGVNMGEIAGVAVNKAGHVFVFQRGNTSGPAYGAAAAQLLEFDAQGKLLREIGKGLYAWSFAHAVRIDAQGNIWAADKGSDMVVKFDPAGKVKMLIGRKVEASAPQAHPLDHPDPPLPPIDGYFRQVTDMAWDSRGNTYISDGYINSRVAKVAPDGQWLKSWGSYGAQPGQFNQVHSIAVDGQDRVFVADRINRRIQVFDTEGKLLNIIRIQVPFPDNAPVPIGNRPTAASPGYFLPGAPWALCITPKEAGPQALFVADVWPGRIYKLDLEGHVLGWLGGAGKQLKQFGWIHEIACPTQNQLFVAEVLNWRVQKLTLHPVR; the protein is encoded by the coding sequence GTGAAGATCATCCCGGCACTGGCCGCCCTGCTGCTGGCCCCGCTGCCGGTGGCGGCGCAGCCCGCCGCTTCCGAAAGCCAGGTGCCGGAAATCGCCTTCGATGCGGAGGATTTCCTCAAGCCCCCGCCCGGCGTCAACATGGGCGAAATCGCGGGGGTGGCGGTCAACAAGGCGGGCCATGTCTTCGTGTTCCAGCGCGGCAACACCAGCGGCCCGGCCTATGGCGCCGCCGCCGCCCAGCTTCTGGAATTCGACGCTCAGGGCAAGCTGCTGCGCGAGATCGGCAAGGGGCTCTATGCCTGGTCCTTCGCCCATGCGGTGCGGATCGATGCTCAGGGCAACATCTGGGCCGCCGACAAGGGCTCTGACATGGTGGTGAAGTTCGATCCTGCCGGCAAGGTGAAGATGTTGATCGGCCGCAAGGTGGAGGCCAGCGCCCCACAAGCCCATCCGCTCGACCATCCCGATCCGCCCCTGCCCCCCATCGACGGCTATTTCCGGCAGGTGACGGATATGGCGTGGGACTCCAGGGGCAACACCTATATCTCTGACGGCTATATCAATTCCCGCGTCGCCAAGGTGGCGCCCGATGGTCAGTGGCTGAAGAGCTGGGGCTCCTATGGCGCACAGCCGGGGCAGTTCAATCAGGTCCATTCCATTGCGGTGGACGGGCAGGACCGCGTCTTCGTGGCCGACCGCATCAACCGGCGCATCCAGGTCTTCGATACCGAGGGCAAGCTGCTCAACATCATCAGGATCCAGGTGCCCTTCCCTGACAATGCGCCGGTGCCCATCGGCAACCGGCCCACGGCAGCCAGCCCCGGCTATTTTCTGCCCGGCGCGCCATGGGCCCTGTGCATCACGCCCAAAGAGGCAGGACCGCAGGCGCTGTTCGTGGCCGATGTCTGGCCCGGGCGGATCTACAAGCTGGATCTGGAAGGCCATGTGCTGGGCTGGCTGGGGGGCGCTGGCAAGCAGCTCAAGCAGTTTGGCTGGATTCATGAAATCGCCTGCCCCACGCAGAACCAGCTTTTCGTCGCGGAAGTCCTGAACTGGCGCGTCCAGAAATTAACGTTACACCCGGTGCGTTGA
- a CDS encoding cupin domain-containing protein codes for MLRHILCAGLALSLPVTAAHADNVALPFAAKADIAAAMARARANIQPGHGTSSTPLLALEAYTAKLEYHVGPNIANAHPQQAELFQALEGSGTLITGGTIVKTATSAVISGGTARTVAAGDVFIVPEGVPHWFSKVEGHLVMISVMLPRPTESAR; via the coding sequence ATGCTCAGACATATCCTCTGCGCAGGGCTGGCTTTGTCCCTGCCGGTCACCGCCGCCCATGCAGACAATGTGGCCCTGCCCTTTGCTGCAAAGGCGGATATTGCGGCGGCCATGGCCAGAGCCCGGGCCAACATCCAGCCGGGCCACGGCACATCCAGCACGCCGCTGCTGGCACTGGAGGCCTATACGGCCAAGCTGGAATATCATGTCGGCCCCAACATCGCCAATGCCCACCCCCAGCAGGCCGAGCTGTTTCAGGCGCTGGAGGGCAGCGGCACGCTGATCACCGGAGGCACCATCGTCAAGACAGCCACCAGCGCGGTGATCTCCGGCGGCACGGCGCGGACCGTCGCGGCGGGCGATGTCTTTATCGTGCCCGAGGGCGTGCCGCATTGGTTCAGCAAGGTCGAGGGGCATCTGGTCATGATCTCTGTGATGCTGCCGCGCCCGACGGAAAGCGCCCGCTGA
- a CDS encoding TonB-dependent receptor domain-containing protein: protein MTSASLGAMAAPVFAQDSAPAAPAVESVSAPAATNSPGDKDIIVTGSRTVKNGNDSPTPVTVVTTDALSNVRPTSLTDSIQVMPVFSGSRGLSSNPTATGTTGGGNGSAAQMNLRNVGANRTLVLMDGKRVPPTSFTNIVDADVIPQLLIKRVDLVTGGVSAVYGSDAVSGVVNFITDTTFTGFKAQASGGISSRHDDPTADVGLAWGKKLGDSSHFEVSYEYRYDGGIDRRSSRDWLNRTTIGGNGSTIPYYQIPNSTLSAQPFGGRITCGTGCALNGQYFASNGVLSPFVNGTTYTGSTTQSGGAGGYYDDSLKASLKMHQVYARFDTDLSDSISAYVLASGTFKTNGFYGNDVLLSGITLNRNNAFLPAAYTAQIPTATFTYNQMFNQNARLTQEADSRQLMFAGGFKGTLAGAAWNVDYTHGDSRLTTTLQNNLNYQKLSAALDAVVGPNGTPVCYASTQAATAAAYANCVPLNVFGPSAASPAAVSYIFDTTRSVATTRQDDVTASISKSPFSTWAGAAQVALSGEWRRQTFISTSNGTPSQTADCTNLRYNCITTGGGQQLLLNTFAPSPHISMSVWEGAVEATVPLLKDVRFFRAFDLTGAARYTKYDTVGGYATWKAGFNWEIDSDLRLRGTISRDIRAPTLFDLFAPTTTSYSNYTDIKTGTSSFVPQYNLSNPNLTAEIGHTKTIGVVWKPHYMRGFSLAVDYYRINISNAIATVQGTAAQTQSACNTANVALYCSLIIRNSAGAVDHYIQVPINLAQIQTYGVDVEANYQGRVAGHPLSLRGLAAYQPHIRYIQPNVPTIDQGDVAFGANGLTASPSWRLTGMLSYMPIDKLRIDVLERWRNAMKMSGDPTVTFAPGNGTMPAYGTTSLNVAVDVNPQAEFYINIQNIFDAAPPPGNLTGSSGTPGQWNGFAASDDVVGRYFTVGVKLKM from the coding sequence TTGACAAGTGCAAGTCTGGGCGCCATGGCGGCGCCCGTCTTCGCTCAGGATAGTGCGCCCGCGGCTCCGGCAGTCGAAAGCGTATCTGCGCCTGCCGCCACGAATTCTCCCGGCGATAAGGACATCATCGTCACCGGTTCGCGCACGGTCAAGAACGGCAATGACAGCCCCACGCCCGTCACCGTGGTCACCACCGATGCGCTGAGCAATGTCCGCCCCACCAGCCTGACCGATTCCATCCAGGTGATGCCGGTCTTTTCCGGTTCGCGCGGGCTCAGCTCCAACCCCACGGCGACCGGCACCACCGGCGGCGGCAATGGCTCAGCGGCGCAGATGAACCTGCGCAATGTGGGCGCCAACCGCACGCTGGTGCTGATGGATGGCAAGCGCGTGCCGCCCACCTCCTTCACCAACATCGTGGATGCCGATGTCATCCCGCAATTGCTGATCAAGCGCGTCGATCTGGTGACGGGCGGCGTTTCGGCGGTCTATGGTTCGGATGCGGTCAGCGGCGTGGTGAACTTCATCACCGACACCACCTTCACCGGCTTCAAGGCGCAGGCCAGCGGCGGCATTTCCAGCCGTCATGACGATCCCACCGCCGATGTGGGGCTGGCCTGGGGCAAGAAGCTGGGCGACAGCAGCCACTTCGAGGTCAGCTATGAATATCGCTATGACGGCGGCATCGACCGCCGCTCCAGCCGCGACTGGCTGAACCGCACGACGATCGGCGGCAATGGCTCCACGATCCCCTATTACCAGATCCCCAATTCCACGCTGTCGGCCCAGCCCTTTGGCGGGCGGATCACCTGCGGCACGGGCTGCGCGCTGAATGGGCAGTATTTTGCCAGCAATGGCGTGCTCTCGCCCTTCGTCAACGGCACGACCTACACCGGCTCCACCACCCAGAGCGGGGGCGCAGGCGGCTATTACGATGACTCGCTGAAAGCATCGCTCAAGATGCATCAGGTCTATGCCCGCTTCGACACCGATCTGAGCGACAGCATCTCGGCCTATGTGCTGGCCAGCGGCACCTTCAAGACCAATGGCTTCTACGGCAATGATGTGCTGCTTTCAGGGATCACGCTCAACCGCAACAACGCCTTTCTGCCCGCGGCCTATACCGCGCAGATCCCCACGGCCACCTTCACCTACAACCAGATGTTCAACCAGAACGCGCGGCTGACGCAGGAGGCGGATTCCCGCCAGCTGATGTTCGCGGGCGGCTTCAAGGGCACGCTGGCGGGCGCGGCATGGAATGTGGACTACACCCATGGCGACAGCCGCCTGACGACCACGCTTCAGAACAACCTCAACTATCAGAAACTCTCCGCCGCGCTCGATGCGGTGGTGGGGCCCAATGGCACGCCGGTCTGCTATGCCTCGACGCAGGCGGCAACGGCAGCGGCCTATGCCAATTGCGTTCCCCTGAACGTCTTCGGACCCAGCGCGGCCAGCCCGGCGGCGGTGAGCTATATTTTCGACACCACCCGCTCGGTCGCCACCACGCGGCAGGACGATGTGACGGCCAGCATCAGCAAATCGCCCTTCTCGACATGGGCGGGCGCGGCGCAGGTGGCGCTGTCAGGCGAATGGCGGCGCCAGACCTTCATCTCGACCAGCAACGGCACCCCCAGCCAGACCGCCGACTGCACCAATCTGCGCTACAATTGCATCACCACCGGGGGCGGCCAGCAGTTGCTGCTCAACACCTTTGCGCCCAGCCCGCATATCTCGATGTCGGTCTGGGAGGGCGCCGTGGAAGCGACCGTGCCGCTGCTCAAGGATGTGCGTTTCTTCCGCGCCTTCGATCTGACGGGTGCCGCGCGCTACACCAAATATGACACGGTGGGCGGCTATGCCACCTGGAAGGCGGGCTTCAACTGGGAGATCGACAGCGATCTGCGCCTGCGCGGCACGATCAGCCGCGACATCCGCGCGCCCACCCTCTTCGACCTCTTCGCGCCGACCACCACCAGCTACAGCAATTACACCGACATCAAGACCGGCACCTCCAGCTTCGTGCCGCAATACAATCTCTCCAACCCCAATCTGACGGCGGAAATCGGCCATACCAAGACGATCGGCGTGGTGTGGAAGCCGCATTACATGCGCGGCTTCAGCCTGGCGGTGGATTACTATCGCATCAACATTTCCAACGCCATCGCCACGGTGCAGGGCACGGCGGCGCAGACGCAATCGGCCTGCAACACGGCCAATGTGGCGCTCTATTGCAGCCTGATCATCCGCAACAGCGCGGGCGCGGTGGATCACTACATTCAGGTGCCGATCAATCTGGCGCAGATCCAGACCTATGGCGTGGATGTGGAGGCCAATTATCAGGGCCGGGTGGCCGGGCACCCGCTCTCGCTGCGCGGGCTGGCGGCCTATCAGCCGCATATCCGCTACATCCAGCCCAATGTGCCCACCATCGATCAGGGCGATGTGGCCTTTGGCGCCAACGGCCTGACCGCCAGCCCATCCTGGCGGCTGACCGGCATGCTCAGCTATATGCCCATCGACAAGCTGCGCATCGATGTTCTGGAGCGCTGGCGCAATGCGATGAAGATGTCGGGCGATCCCACGGTCACCTTCGCGCCGGGCAATGGCACGATGCCCGCCTATGGCACCACCTCACTCAATGTGGCGGTGGATGTGAACCCGCAGGCCGAATTCTACATCAACATCCAGAACATCTTCGATGCCGCGCCGCCTCCGGGCAACCTCACCGGTTCGAGCGGCACGCCCGGCCAGTGGAACGGCTTTGCCGCCTCCGACGATGTGGTGGGCCGCTATTTCACCGTGGGCGTGAAGCTGAAGATGTGA
- a CDS encoding putative quinol monooxygenase: MPHPVKIVAVLTALPGQVQALKALLDGMLTPSRAEAGNLRYDLWQDQADPARFVLDELYVDQAAVTAHRATPHFQDYLSRIGDVAERSAFVLDPLAVT, translated from the coding sequence ATGCCTCACCCCGTCAAGATCGTTGCCGTGCTGACCGCTTTGCCGGGACAGGTTCAGGCCCTCAAAGCCCTGCTGGATGGCATGCTCACCCCCAGCCGGGCCGAGGCAGGCAATCTGCGTTACGATCTGTGGCAGGATCAGGCCGATCCCGCGCGTTTTGTGCTGGATGAACTCTATGTCGATCAGGCGGCGGTGACCGCCCATCGCGCCACGCCGCATTTCCAGGACTATCTCTCGCGCATTGGCGATGTGGCGGAACGCAGCGCCTTTGTGCTCGATCCGCTTGCAGTCACCTGA
- a CDS encoding COG4705 family protein encodes MNALHMPRVSLRYWLTITMASLFGTNMGDLYAHELKLGIVAGVAVLAALAAVVFVAEKRDAAPRLLYYWLVIVIIRTGATNIADYERHHIRWPELLVCLGLAAIIAVFGALSLKGKSAQGDDTTLPSTGVAYWIAMLMAGIFGTVLGDYCSHAVGQGLASLGLGAVLVLLVAIWQVSGPLRFMLYWVVVAVARTAGTSMGDWVAENDLLNIGLPLSTALTGAAFVLCTLAVAKRQRALAAATA; translated from the coding sequence ATGAACGCCTTGCATATGCCGCGCGTATCCCTGCGCTATTGGCTGACGATCACCATGGCCAGCCTGTTTGGCACCAATATGGGCGACCTCTATGCCCATGAGCTGAAGCTGGGCATTGTGGCGGGCGTCGCCGTGCTGGCCGCGCTGGCCGCTGTGGTCTTTGTGGCCGAGAAGCGCGATGCCGCACCGCGCCTGCTCTATTACTGGCTGGTGATCGTGATCATCCGCACCGGCGCCACCAACATCGCCGATTATGAACGCCACCATATCCGCTGGCCCGAGCTGCTGGTGTGCCTTGGTCTGGCCGCGATCATCGCAGTCTTCGGGGCGCTGTCGCTGAAGGGCAAGAGCGCTCAGGGGGATGACACCACCTTGCCCAGCACCGGCGTGGCCTATTGGATCGCCATGCTGATGGCGGGCATCTTCGGCACGGTGCTGGGCGATTACTGCTCGCATGCCGTGGGCCAGGGGCTGGCCTCGCTGGGGCTGGGCGCCGTGCTGGTGCTGCTGGTGGCCATCTGGCAGGTCAGCGGTCCGCTGCGCTTCATGCTCTATTGGGTGGTGGTGGCCGTGGCCCGCACCGCAGGCACATCGATGGGCGACTGGGTGGCCGAAAACGATCTGCTCAACATCGGCCTGCCGCTGTCCACGGCGCTGACCGGGGCGGCGTTTGTGCTCTGCACGCTGGCGGTGGCCAAGCGCCAGCGCGCGCTGGCCGCAGCAACGGCCTGA